The genomic DNA ttctggaagcctcctGACCAGTGTCGGAGCGTCCTCCAACGTCGATCTCGAatgtccaaggagacgtcagtggcatagaagctGGTTTGAGGGATATTCGTGCAAACCTAGCAGTTTGATGGGTCTCGGATTACAACAAAACTCTTAGAAACATAGCAATCAGCGTGTTTCCTGCAGATCTTGTGGTCACAGTGTAACTTGACCTAACTGGTACAGGTGACAGTTGAACCCTCCATGTCATCAGTGACCTATAAAGGTAAGATATTGCAATGAGTACATATCATTGAAAATCATATCATCttaaaattagttaaaaaaaataagtcCTAACACTAATAAACCTACCACAAAAGAATGGCTACATTTAAAATATAATTAGAACACAtgacaaacagctcagaaatctgtaGCGATTTATGGAGCAAAACATAATGACGGTGTGGTAGGAATATAGAGGAAAgaatcacatcaaaggaacaccagaacctccCGAGTAGGTGTATCAGAACAGCCTAAGAAGGGAAGTTCACTCATCATAATGGCTAGATGAGCAACAGCTGCCCCCTAGGCAGAAACAGCTGAGAGGCTGCCAATATTTTTATTAGCCAGTAAAAGACTGAACTGTAAGTACCCAAGGCTTGTCGACACAAGGCGGCAGACAAATTGTAAAGTCAAAAGGGGGAGAGTGATCAATCCCAGAGGGAAGGGTCCAAcctcaggggaagtacaggaatgaaaggcagttgACAagtgaacctgccaagacctgatcatcatcattaaattatgaaaattgaGGGTGCAGcctgtaagataatgagagccgtacatgACAGCGAGGAAGCTAAGAATTATAGATTCAAAGGATGTCCAGCCCACCAGGCATGATCCAATTGACCAACTCTATAGGAAAATGGTCCTCAGATGTGTGAAAGGAACGAGTAGATAACTAGTCTAAGACTGCATCTGAGACGGCAGAAGGGATGACCCATAGCCAACGCAAAGCCAGTGCTAGAAGGACTCAAGTTGACAACACAGGAAGAAGAGATAGGAGGctgcacctctgtctagataggctaacctaGCAAGAGAGTCAACAACCGATATCAAGACGTatatagcacaggaagagaggctACAGACATAGCACTGGCTCTGCTAAGGTGGCTGCTAAGGTGGCAGAGGAGGACCACAAGGGGTACCTACTCTACACCTGGAAAGGGtgaggccatagggagaactgtataagcaagcctagcctacctagcaAGTGAAGGAAAGCTTAAAAGCTAGGGTGAAATAACTAGATAAGAGGAACATAGTTGCAGTACAGTCATGTTATGGCCTAACAAGGAAGGGAAGGAGCAGAGAAACaaccaagggtggtctctaaggcgtCAGAGAGATTTATAACTAAGGGAGGAGAAAATCACACCTAGCTAGGCGTCTCAGTCTCGGTCTCGGTCTCTGTCTCTGTCTTCATCTCCATCTCCGTCTCCATCTCCTTCTCCGTGTACGTCTCCGTCCCCGTCTGGTTCTCCGTCTCCATCTCCGTTTACTTTCTCACTATCACTCTCCGTGTCCGTGTCCATCTTCATCTCTGCCTGCCAGGGAAGATAGCATACAAGTAGGCATTCTAACAGGTAAAAGGAACCGGGAATAAGGGGTTGGAGATGGGatactcagaaaatggtgaggcagcATGACAGGAAGGCCAAGCgcaacattagaacagcaatagtgttccaaatTGGATGCTGTGATAGGGCACAGAACACAAGTACTCCCCATCAGGCAAAGCCTACCAAACACTAAGAGAGAAGCCAAAAAATGGTTAAGAAGACAGAAGGACGTCTACTGGTAAGCATCAGAACAGGGGGTAAGGCGTTCCAATGGGTGAACATAAGTAAATACTGGGGGAAGGATTCCAAGACCTGTGCCGCCTCGCCAAACATAAAGGATAATTGGAAAGTTGAAAGCCATCATTGGGCAACTGAGAATACTATCCAAATCCCTGAAGGACCCTCAAGACCGCAGCTGCTCGCCGTGGAAAATTGACAACATGGGTGGATAGGGCAGTCATACACAACCAGTAGGGTTTGGTGAAAGAAGGTTATGGTGCACAGGGAAACTTTTATCAGGCATGGATGCCAGTTAGGGTAGTCTAGCCttagtcaatgctgataaaaaaaaccCAAGAAACACCAAGAAAAGATGGGGGATACCATAAACATactacaatttagaaaaaaaaatattcctacagTAATATGACTGAATGACTAATCGTTTCTGAGCCATTTGTAACATGATGTAATGCCAGCCTCAGGACAATACAAGTagacaattcaataaaaatactgGGTGGAGATGTGAATTTCTCAAACACATGAAATAGGAGTTACTCAGCTTAGTTAATGCGGAAAAGGCTGAATCATCCATGATCAGAAATAAATcaacaagctaaaaaaaaaatagcagaaactctcaaagtgaccgaaagaTATTGTTCTGCAAAAAGTGGATGGTTCAAaaggaaatgtgttagttgtagcatatTGAAATTGGAAGTTGTAACGTCTCTCCTTTACCTGTATATTACCCTCAATTTTCATTCTAGACAAGATTAACtccattcggggaaggatagccaggGCATCTTATTCACACATTCCTGATATATGCATGATATCTTTTGAGATATCTGCTCAATAGGTTGGATCTCCTTTAATACCTCTAAGGTAAATCTCTCTGGCATATGACTCGCAGAAATATTCTAAGTAGAAGCTgctaatgaggaacttccatctggacgacattgCTCGAAACCAAAATGTTTATTCACTAGCAGCGGGGTAAGCAATGCAATGTGTTGTTTTTGTAGCTCTGCTTTCAGAACAAATTTTCATTCAGTATTCGTGGAAATTTCTAAATAACTTAAAACGTGTAGTATTATTTAAAGATTCTCATGATAAAAAAACAGGTAGCCAGTAAAGCTATCAGCCATTTTAATTAACAATTATTGTGAATTGATTCCTATCAATCACATGAATAAAATTGAAGGATTTTATTTCCATACTTGAATGGATTTTGTATCTTGTTTAGTCGTGAGATGTCTCCAATGACTGATCAATCAGCAATCACTAAATGCCTGGAATGGCTGCATCGGTCAATCACTAGAAGCAACACATCCATAATCAAGTGGGTCGAGTTTTGTCTCTCAATGTACAGCCATTAAACGATTAACGAATTTCGACTCATATGACGACATTTTCGCCTTTTGGGGGGGCTTTTGAAAATTAAAGAATGGAGTAATATTTACTGATCATATATAAAAAACTCACGAAATTCAAAATGCGAAGCATAAAATGAACTAAATATTTAATAAAGGGAGaaaaagtagtcatactctggtgagaggggttgtgcttaggaaagggagaggaagtagttctactctggtgataggtgttgtacttaggaaagggagaagaaGTACTCCTACTCTGGTGTGAGGGGTTgtgtttaggaaagggagagggagttttCCTACTccggtgagaggggttgtgcctaGTAAAggtagagggtgtagtcatactccgatgagaggggttgtacttaggaaaaggaggaggagtagtcctactctggtgagaggggttgtgcttaggaaagggagagggagtagtcaaattctggtgagaggggttgttctCGGTGTGAGAGGGAGTAGTTACACTCTAGTGGAGGGATTGTgattaggaaaggaggaggaaggattcctactctggtgagaggggttgtgcttaggaaagggagagggggaagttctactctggtgagaggggttgtgcttaggaaagggagagggagtagttctactctggtggGGTGTTGAGCCTAGGAGATGGAGAGGAGGTAGTCCTACTCTGATACAatgggttgtacttaggaaaggtggagggagtagtcctactccgATGATGGGGT from Palaemon carinicauda isolate YSFRI2023 chromosome 34, ASM3689809v2, whole genome shotgun sequence includes the following:
- the LOC137626857 gene encoding uncharacterized protein, whose protein sequence is MTTASLFPGHNPSPQIRTTPSPFPKYIPSHQSRTILYPFPMYNTSRQSRTTPSPFLKHNYSHQIQLSHPSRTSPSSISKHNPIIGVGLLPPPFLSTTHCIRVGLPPLHLLGSTPHQSRTTPSPFPKHNPSHQSRTSPSPFPKHNPSHQSTTPLTGVGKLPLPFLNTTPHTRVGVLLLPFLSTTPITRVELLPLPFLSTTPLTRAEMKMDTDTESDSEKVNGDGDGEPDGDGDVHGEGDGDGDGDEDRDRDRDRD